Sequence from the Brevundimonas sp. SGAir0440 genome:
GACAGACGGTGATCCCGCTGGTGCGCAAGGCGGCGGGGGCGATGACGGGCTGGCTGGGCGAACGGTTCGCGGGGTGTGAGATCCGGGCGGACCTGGATGCGGTCTCGGCCTTGCAGCCCGAGCGGGACGCCCTGTGGGCGCGGCTGGAGGCGGCGAACTTCCTGACGGACGAGGAACGTCGGCGGATGGCGGGGTTGGGGGCATGACCGAACATCACATCCGGCGCGTGCCGACGGCGCTGCTGATCGCCGTCGTGGTGCAGACGGTGGGCGGCCTGGTCTGGGCCGGGGGCGCCGCGGCGCGGATCGCGACGCTGGAGCAGCGGGTCGGGGAGCAGAGGCTGGTCGCCGAACGGCTGGCGCGGCTGGAGGTCCAAGGCGAGGCGACGGCGGCGGCCGTGGAGCGGATCGAGCGGCGGTTGGAGGGGGCGAGATGAGTGGCGAGTGGCGAGTGACGAGTGGCAAGAAAGCGGAGCGAGGTGAGAAGCGCTCGCCACTCGCTACTCGCCACTCGCCACTTCTTATAGAAGGCTACGCCTCGCTGTGGGGCGTGGCGGATCTGAACGGGGACGTGTTGCAGGCGGGGGCGTTTGCGGACAGTCTGGCCAGGACGGGGGTTGAGGGGGTGCGGATGCTGAACCAGCACGATGCGCGGGCGCCGGTCGGGGTCTGGGAGCAAATCGTCGAGGATGCGCGCGGCCTCTTCGTGCGCGGCCGGATCGAGGACTGGTCGGCCGAGGCGCGGTTCGCCGGGGCGCTGAGCCGGGCCGGGGCGCTGGACGGGCTGTCGATCGGCTACCGCACGGCGCGGGCCCGGCGTCAGGGACGCTTAAGGGTGCTGAGCGCGGTCGAGCTGTGGGAGGTGTCGCTGGTGACGTTCCCGATGCTGCCGGGGGCGCGGTTCAGTTGTTGCGATCGTAATGCTCACGACCCATGCGGCGGAGGTCTTCGAGTGTCTGGCCATCAGGCGGTTTGATGTAAGCTGTTGCGGGCGGTTGATCGTCGGCACATCTGTTTTTCAGGTTTTCCGCGCCGCCAAGAAGATTGAAGCCGCCCAAGTCGTTGCGCCGCAGCTTCCAGCGACGCGAGCCAAGATCGTCGCGGTAGCCTGTGTGTAGTACAGCCAGAACGGTCAGGCTTCCGCGGCGGACATCGCCAAAGTGAGTTCGGCTGACGTCTAGATCAACTATCCATGGCCAACTGATTACGATGCAATCGTCAAGACAATCGGGGAACACGGTCGGTGTTTGCGACGAGATGTGAGCCGAGACTTCGGCGTCATAGCATTCTGCGTCTTGGGCTAACACTCTGTCGATATCGCAGACTAAACCTGCCGTGACCACCATCAGTGCGGCGAGCAATAGACGGGTCATTCGATCATTCATCTTGTTTAGCCGGTGCTCATTAGGTGAGCCCTTATGTCGGCGCAGTAGAGTGTCGCAACGTTTGCCGTTGCTGCCAAGCGCGGTTCAGTTTGGCTTGAGGGCTTGGAAGACGCCGTTGCGGTCGAGGGTTTCGGCGAGGGCGGCCATCTGGGCGCGGCCCTTCTTGCCGTGGAGATAGCGCAAGGCCCAGCCGGCGAGCACCAGGCCGAAGATCCAGCCGACGTGCAGCACCAGGTGGGCGAACAGGATGAAGACGGCCGCCAGCGCATAGGCGCCGAGATAGACCAGCGCCAGCTGGCCGCCGCGCGAGGCCGTGGGGTTGGACAGGCCGGCGATGATCTCGGCCAGACCCGGTGAGGCGGCGGCGGACGGCAGGGCGTGATCGGCGGGCTTTGAGGCCGGTTGGGGCGCGGGTTTGGGTTGGGCTTTTGGCGCGGCTTGGGCGGCGGGCGCAGAGGCCGGCCGGGCGCTGGGCTTGGGCCTGGGCGGGATCGGATCTGGCGCGCGCCGGGCGGGACGGAACAGGATCGAGCGGCCGGCTTCGTCGACGGTGAAGACCTCTTCGAAGGCGGTGGTCGAGAAGTCGATGGCGCGGGTGTCCTGGCCATAGCTCTGGCCATGCAGGGCCGTCAGCCGGCCCTGGCGCAGCTCGATCTGGAAGCCGACGGGGTCGGGCAGGCCGGCGACCATGGCATGGACGGTGCCGAACAGGCCGGTGGCGTCCGGGTTGGCGGCCAGACGGTTCGCATCGACGACGATCTGGGAATAGAGGCCGGCGCCGGTGTTGCGACGCAGGCCCGGCGAACTGGCGGCGACCTGGGCCCGCAGGTCCGGCACGCTGTCGCCCATCTGCCAGATCATCGCGTCCATGACGGCGCTTTCGAGGGGCGTCAGATGGGACATGGGGCGGGCGTCACAGAGCAGGGAAGGGGCGACGACCTGAAGCTTTCGCCTCAGCGACGTAGTGATCGTTCATCTTGCGCAGCTGTGCTCGAAGGAAAAGCAGCAAGGCCAGTACAAACAAGGTCGTGAAGACAGGCCAATACGGGATGGTCGGTATCCCCAAGTGGCTCAGGAAACCCAGCGGGTCGCGCAAGCCCGCCACCGCGCAGAACATGATCCACACGGAAATGGACACGACGTCGATGATGTTGTCGGTCCTTTTGGACGGCGGAGCGCCCCATCGCGCAATCAACGCCTGGATGGAGCGTGGCACGGTTTCGATAGGCGGTTTCTTGGTGACGAGCAGGAATTCGCCGAGAGGAACAGGATCGAGTTCGTGGGATGTCTGAAGACGCTGTAGC
This genomic interval carries:
- a CDS encoding HK97 family phage prohead protease, which translates into the protein MADLNGDVLQAGAFADSLARTGVEGVRMLNQHDARAPVGVWEQIVEDARGLFVRGRIEDWSAEARFAGALSRAGALDGLSIGYRTARARRQGRLRVLSAVELWEVSLVTFPMLPGARFSCCDRNAHDPCGGGLRVSGHQAV